One Kitasatospora sp. MAP12-44 DNA segment encodes these proteins:
- a CDS encoding carbohydrate ABC transporter permease translates to MSGTRTLVNTAQLRHGRYRIVLVLVVVLFTVAFIGPIYLLVTNGLKSTTESIQTPPTFYPHHVVVGNYRAAWERLDIARLLLNTLWYAFGALAFQLVLDVAAAYSLSKLRPVLGNAILGLMLATLMIPAMVLIVPQYLTVLDLPLLHLNLLNTPWAIWLPSVANAFNIYLLKRFFDSVPQELLDSAAVDGAGPLRTLVAIVLPMSRPIIGVVSIFALVNVWKDFLWPLLAEPDPAQQTLNAGIYSLSLGVPENVLIAAAAISAVPTVVFFLIFQRSIMSGLTAGSLKG, encoded by the coding sequence ATGAGCGGGACCCGCACGCTCGTCAACACCGCCCAGCTCAGGCACGGCCGCTACCGGATCGTGCTGGTCCTGGTGGTGGTGCTCTTCACCGTGGCCTTCATCGGCCCGATCTACCTGCTGGTGACCAACGGGCTGAAGAGCACCACCGAGTCCATCCAGACGCCGCCCACCTTCTATCCGCACCACGTGGTGGTGGGCAACTACCGTGCCGCCTGGGAGCGGCTCGACATCGCGCGGCTGCTGCTCAACACGCTCTGGTACGCCTTCGGGGCACTCGCCTTCCAGCTCGTCCTGGACGTCGCGGCCGCGTACTCCCTCTCCAAACTGCGCCCGGTGCTGGGCAACGCGATCCTCGGCCTGATGCTGGCCACGCTGATGATCCCGGCGATGGTGCTGATCGTCCCGCAGTACCTCACCGTGCTCGACCTGCCGCTGCTGCACCTGAACCTGCTGAACACGCCCTGGGCGATCTGGCTCCCCTCGGTGGCCAACGCCTTCAACATCTACCTGCTCAAGCGCTTCTTCGACTCGGTGCCGCAGGAACTGCTCGACTCGGCCGCCGTCGACGGTGCCGGACCGCTGCGCACCCTGGTCGCGATCGTGCTGCCGATGTCGCGGCCGATCATCGGCGTGGTGTCCATCTTCGCCCTGGTCAACGTGTGGAAGGACTTCCTCTGGCCGCTGCTGGCCGAGCCCGACCCCGCACAGCAGACCCTCAACGCGGGGATCTACTCGCTCTCGCTGGGCGTGCCGGAGAACGTGCTGATCGCGGCCGCGGCCATCTCGGCGGTCCCCACCGTGGTGTTCTTCCTGATCTTCCAGCGCTCCATCATGTCCGGCCTGACCGCGGGCAGCCTCAAGGGCTGA
- a CDS encoding metalloregulator ArsR/SmtB family transcription factor, which yields MSNLKLQVLGQGGPGEAAACCSPLVREPLGDEAAVELARMFKALADPVRLRLLSLIASHEGGEACVCDLTGPFDVSQPTISHHLKVLREAGLVDSERRGTWVYYWVLPAALARLSALLEAPAAPGGSR from the coding sequence ATGTCGAATCTGAAGTTGCAGGTGCTCGGCCAGGGCGGCCCGGGCGAGGCGGCGGCGTGCTGCTCGCCGCTGGTCCGCGAACCGCTGGGTGACGAGGCCGCCGTCGAACTGGCGAGGATGTTCAAGGCCCTGGCAGACCCGGTCCGGCTGCGGCTCCTGTCGCTGATCGCCTCGCACGAGGGCGGCGAGGCGTGTGTCTGCGACCTGACCGGCCCGTTCGACGTGTCCCAGCCGACGATCTCCCACCACCTCAAGGTGCTGCGCGAGGCCGGCCTGGTCGACTCCGAGCGGCGCGGGACCTGGGTCTACTACTGGGTGCTGCCCGCCGCCCTGGCCCGACTCTCCGCGCTCCTCGAAGCCCCGGCCGCCCCCGGCGGCTCCCGATGA
- a CDS encoding SpoIIE family protein phosphatase: MQISQQPGATAPVAATDAGDADTTDAGAAAGIGRLASTVERLRREVHEAQAAADGRALIELAKGILVERLQYGPAQAARQLEGLAEAAGRSVLELAAEITDQAARDGLTEAARPPAVTDVAGPSVASAASVALRLRTAESGALAAGDAQAVARSLLDHALAPLGAVAVAIWAVGGDGSLTLVGDAGFAPQEAARWHYVPPGVGTPAGRAVAQRETLWFATLSEAGSASIGHQHAAGGRVAAPALRNGHLVGVLEICWPHALEPQASRIRRQIDALAELCAHTLDTRALDARTSADPLLTELLNLTNGLNDPALLLRPHRDHQGRLADFRIEHLNDRFVDFAGRPRSSVAGAFLLEAYPLAAQSGGLFDQVQHVHATGEPFRAERMSLTVTVDQVPLTAVADVSLSRHGDRVLLIWRVQDQAARLANLLQHAQRLGRIGGFEENLSTGELTWNSTLFELYGLPVTATPIPLTQLAAHAHPDDGAAIGRFLRTLLHHRRPSSTAFRLQRPDGNARHIRVVAEPVPHAGPQEADPQDGGSQDGGSQDGGPITVRGAYQDVSAQHWTEVALAATRDQLAHSEQQSAEHNRLARQLQHAIMPPSRGPIDIGGLDIAVRYRPAEKDHLVGGDWYDAVVLPSGQVLLCVGDIAGHGIEAATGMVALRNALRGLAATGAGPAQLLGWLNTVTHDLTDNVTATAICALYDPDSRTLRWARAGHLPPVLLRGDQADTLPMAGGLLLGAIADAEYEELQTRLETGDTLLLYTDGLIERKDRSLAQSLGHLLATAKAAGRPDGGIPLDRRLDHLLTHSSADTDDDTCIIGIQVR, encoded by the coding sequence GTGCAGATCTCCCAGCAGCCCGGAGCGACCGCTCCCGTCGCCGCCACCGACGCCGGTGACGCCGACACCACTGACGCCGGCGCCGCTGCCGGCATCGGGCGGCTGGCCTCCACCGTCGAGCGGCTGCGGCGCGAGGTCCACGAGGCACAGGCCGCAGCCGACGGCCGGGCGCTGATCGAGCTCGCCAAGGGCATCCTGGTCGAGCGGTTGCAGTACGGGCCCGCGCAGGCGGCCCGGCAGCTGGAGGGGCTCGCCGAGGCGGCCGGCCGGTCGGTCCTGGAGCTGGCCGCCGAGATCACCGACCAGGCCGCCCGCGACGGGCTGACCGAAGCCGCCCGCCCCCCAGCAGTCACGGACGTGGCGGGCCCGTCCGTCGCGTCCGCCGCGTCCGTCGCCCTTCGCCTGCGCACGGCCGAGAGCGGTGCGCTGGCCGCCGGTGACGCCCAGGCCGTCGCGCGATCGCTGCTGGATCACGCGCTGGCGCCGCTGGGCGCGGTGGCCGTCGCCATCTGGGCGGTCGGCGGCGACGGGTCGCTCACGCTCGTCGGCGACGCCGGCTTCGCCCCCCAGGAGGCCGCGCGCTGGCACTACGTACCGCCCGGCGTGGGCACCCCGGCCGGGCGCGCCGTGGCGCAGCGCGAAACGCTCTGGTTCGCCACCCTGAGCGAGGCCGGATCGGCCTCGATCGGTCACCAGCACGCGGCGGGCGGCCGGGTGGCCGCGCCGGCTCTGCGCAACGGGCACCTCGTCGGCGTGCTGGAGATCTGCTGGCCGCACGCCCTCGAACCGCAGGCATCCCGGATCCGGCGCCAGATCGACGCGCTGGCCGAACTCTGCGCGCACACCCTGGACACCCGCGCCCTGGACGCCCGCACATCAGCGGACCCGCTGCTCACCGAACTCCTCAACCTCACCAACGGGTTGAACGACCCCGCGCTGCTGCTGCGGCCGCACCGCGATCACCAGGGCCGGCTGGCCGACTTCCGGATCGAGCACCTCAACGACCGTTTCGTCGACTTCGCCGGACGCCCGCGCAGCTCGGTCGCCGGGGCGTTCCTGCTGGAGGCGTATCCGCTGGCGGCGCAGAGCGGCGGACTCTTCGACCAGGTCCAACACGTCCACGCCACCGGCGAGCCGTTCCGAGCCGAGCGGATGAGCCTGACCGTCACCGTCGACCAGGTGCCGCTCACCGCGGTGGCCGACGTCAGCCTCAGTCGACACGGCGACCGCGTGCTGCTGATCTGGCGGGTCCAGGACCAGGCCGCGCGGTTGGCGAACCTGCTCCAGCACGCCCAGCGACTGGGCCGGATCGGCGGCTTCGAGGAGAACCTCAGCACGGGCGAACTGACCTGGAACAGCACGCTGTTCGAGCTCTACGGGCTCCCCGTCACGGCCACCCCGATCCCGCTGACGCAGCTGGCGGCGCACGCCCATCCCGACGACGGGGCCGCCATCGGCCGCTTCCTGCGCACCCTCCTGCACCACCGGCGCCCCTCCTCCACCGCCTTCCGCCTGCAGCGCCCCGACGGCAACGCCCGCCATATCCGGGTGGTCGCGGAGCCCGTCCCGCACGCCGGCCCGCAGGAGGCCGACCCGCAGGACGGCGGTTCGCAGGACGGCGGTTCGCAGGACGGCGGCCCGATCACGGTGCGCGGGGCCTACCAGGACGTCTCCGCGCAGCACTGGACGGAGGTGGCGCTCGCCGCGACCCGCGACCAACTCGCCCACAGCGAGCAGCAGTCGGCCGAACACAACCGCCTGGCCCGGCAGTTGCAGCACGCCATCATGCCGCCCAGCCGCGGCCCGATCGACATCGGCGGGCTGGACATCGCGGTCCGCTACCGCCCCGCCGAGAAGGACCACCTGGTCGGCGGCGACTGGTACGACGCGGTCGTCCTGCCCAGCGGGCAGGTACTGCTGTGCGTCGGTGACATCGCGGGCCACGGCATCGAGGCCGCGACCGGCATGGTCGCCCTGCGCAACGCCCTGCGCGGCCTCGCCGCCACCGGGGCGGGCCCGGCCCAACTCCTCGGCTGGCTCAACACCGTGACCCACGACCTGACCGACAACGTCACCGCCACCGCCATCTGCGCCCTCTACGACCCCGACAGCCGCACCCTGCGCTGGGCGCGGGCCGGGCACCTCCCGCCCGTCCTGCTGCGCGGTGACCAGGCCGACACCCTCCCGATGGCCGGCGGCCTGCTGCTCGGCGCCATCGCCGACGCCGAGTACGAGGAGCTCCAGACCCGGCTGGAGACCGGCGACACCCTGCTGCTCTACACGGACGGCCTGATCGAGCGCAAGGACCGCTCGCTGGCCCAGTCGCTGGGCCACCTGCTGGCCACCGCCAAGGCGGCCGGCCGACCCGACGGCGGCATCCCGCTGGACCGCCGACTCGACCACCTGCTGACCCACAGCAGTGCGGACACCGACGACGACACCTGCATCATCGGCATCCAGGTGCGCTGA
- a CDS encoding LacI family DNA-binding transcriptional regulator produces MTRRLAEVAKKVGVSEATVSRVLNGKPGVAEQTRGAVLTALDVLGYERPTQLRGERSRLVGLVLPELQNPIFPAFAEVVSGALAQRGFTPVLCTQTGGGVSEADYVELLLQQQVSGVVFFGGLYAQAESPHEHYELLFQRGVPTVLMNAAIPELDFPQVSCDDAVAVEQAVGHLVSLGHRRIGLVLGPPDHMPSRRKLAAARPALARAGLELGEDDIEHALFSLEGGQAAAARLLARGVTGIVCASDPLALGAVRAARRRGMEVPRDVSIVGYDDSSFMTCTDPPLTTIRQPIEAMGRAAVGLLVGELAGARVTHDELLFEPELVVRGSTGLAPKP; encoded by the coding sequence ATGACACGACGACTTGCCGAAGTGGCCAAGAAGGTGGGGGTGAGCGAGGCGACGGTCAGCCGGGTGCTCAACGGCAAACCCGGCGTCGCCGAGCAGACCCGCGGCGCGGTGCTGACCGCCCTGGACGTGCTGGGCTACGAGCGTCCGACCCAACTGCGCGGGGAGCGCTCGCGGTTGGTCGGGCTGGTCCTGCCGGAGCTGCAGAACCCGATCTTCCCCGCCTTCGCCGAGGTGGTCAGCGGCGCGCTCGCGCAGCGCGGCTTCACCCCGGTGCTCTGCACGCAGACCGGGGGCGGTGTCTCCGAGGCGGACTACGTCGAACTGCTGCTCCAGCAGCAGGTCTCGGGTGTGGTCTTCTTCGGTGGGCTCTACGCGCAGGCCGAGTCACCGCACGAGCACTACGAACTGCTCTTCCAGCGCGGCGTGCCGACGGTGCTGATGAACGCCGCGATCCCGGAACTCGACTTCCCGCAGGTCAGCTGCGATGACGCGGTGGCGGTCGAGCAGGCGGTCGGCCACCTGGTCTCGCTGGGCCACCGGCGGATCGGGCTGGTGCTCGGGCCGCCCGACCACATGCCCTCGCGGCGCAAGCTGGCGGCGGCCCGGCCGGCGCTCGCCCGCGCCGGGCTGGAGCTCGGTGAGGACGACATCGAGCACGCGCTCTTCTCGCTGGAGGGCGGCCAGGCCGCCGCGGCGCGGCTGCTGGCGCGCGGCGTCACCGGCATCGTGTGCGCCTCCGACCCGCTGGCCCTCGGCGCGGTGCGGGCCGCCCGCCGTCGCGGCATGGAGGTACCGCGGGACGTGTCGATCGTCGGCTACGACGACTCCTCCTTCATGACCTGCACGGATCCGCCGCTGACCACGATCCGTCAGCCCATCGAGGCGATGGGGCGCGCGGCGGTGGGGCTGCTGGTGGGCGAGCTGGCGGGCGCCCGGGTCACGCATGACGAGCTGCTCTTCGAACCCGAGCTGGTGGTGCGCGGCTCGACCGGGCTGGCTCCGAAACCATAA
- a CDS encoding aquaporin gives MTLTTAPLGRRAAVEFLGTGALVAVVVGSGIQAAKLSQDVGVQLLANSLATVFGLGVLIALLGPVSGAHFNPAVTLAAWWTGRRGGEGVRPREVAAYVPAQIAGAIGGSVLADAMFAEPLVRFSTHDRSAPHLWLGEVVATAGLVLLILGLGRTGRAPFAPAAVACYIGAAYWFTSSTSFANPAVTIGRAFTDTFAGIAPASVLPFIGAQLIGAAVAVALVAVCFGRPAASDEELVAPPGEQQLAASGH, from the coding sequence ATGACCCTGACGACAGCCCCTCTCGGGCGCCGGGCCGCCGTCGAGTTCCTCGGGACGGGCGCGCTGGTCGCGGTGGTGGTCGGCTCCGGCATCCAGGCCGCCAAGCTCTCCCAGGACGTCGGCGTGCAACTGCTGGCCAACTCGCTGGCGACCGTGTTCGGCCTCGGGGTACTGATCGCCCTGCTCGGCCCGGTCTCCGGCGCGCACTTCAACCCCGCCGTCACCCTCGCGGCCTGGTGGACCGGTCGGCGCGGCGGCGAGGGGGTCAGGCCGCGCGAGGTCGCCGCCTACGTACCCGCGCAGATCGCCGGTGCGATCGGCGGCTCGGTGCTCGCGGACGCGATGTTCGCCGAGCCGCTCGTCCGCTTCTCCACCCATGACCGCTCGGCCCCGCACCTGTGGCTGGGCGAGGTGGTGGCGACCGCCGGCCTGGTCCTGCTGATCCTCGGCCTGGGCCGCACCGGCCGCGCGCCCTTCGCCCCGGCCGCGGTCGCCTGCTACATCGGCGCGGCCTACTGGTTCACCTCCTCCACCAGCTTCGCCAACCCGGCCGTCACCATCGGCAGGGCCTTCACCGACACCTTCGCCGGTATCGCCCCCGCCAGCGTGCTGCCGTTCATCGGCGCCCAACTCATCGGCGCCGCCGTCGCCGTGGCCCTCGTCGCGGTCTGCTTCGGCCGACCCGCGGCGTCCGACGAGGAGCTCGTCGCCCCGCCCGGCGAGCAGCAGCTCGCCGCCTCCGGCCACTGA
- a CDS encoding glycoside hydrolase family 13 protein: protein MHRPDEWWRGAAIYQVYVRSFADANGDGVGDLAGVRSRLPYLAELGVDALWFSPWYASPMADGGYDVADYRAIHPAFGRLQEAEQLIAQALDHGIRTIVDVVPNHVSDQHPWFRQALDAGPDSPERARFWFRPGRGANGELPPNNWQSQFGGAAWSRIPDGQWYLHRFAAGQPDLNWQHPEVRREHEDVLRFWFDRGAAGVRIDSAAEVIKDPALPDLVEGRHPHPYFDRDEIHDVYREWRKVAESYAPPRALIGEVWLPDPERFARYLRPDELHTAFNFGFLTCPWDAERLREAITTTLAAHAPVGAPATWVLANHDVTRTVTRYGRAETGFDFAAKAHGIPTDLESGRRRARAAALLSLALPGSVYLYQGEELGLPEVEDLPAAVIEDPMFHRTGGADPGRDGCRVPLPWAGSAPPFGFSPSEAPAPAATSWLPQPDCWAELTVDRQAADPHSMLNLYRSALRLRHAEPGLGDGPMTWLPSEPETLAFTRGPGFVCVANLGKTSASLPAHRQVLLSSAELTEGQLPPDAAAWLRPA from the coding sequence GTGCACCGACCCGACGAGTGGTGGCGAGGCGCCGCGATCTACCAGGTCTATGTGCGCAGCTTCGCCGACGCGAACGGCGACGGCGTGGGCGATCTGGCGGGGGTCCGCTCCCGGCTGCCGTACCTGGCCGAACTCGGAGTCGACGCGCTCTGGTTCAGCCCCTGGTATGCCTCGCCGATGGCGGACGGCGGCTACGACGTCGCCGACTACCGCGCCATCCACCCGGCCTTCGGCCGGCTCCAGGAGGCCGAGCAGCTGATCGCGCAGGCGCTGGACCACGGTATCCGCACCATCGTCGACGTCGTCCCCAACCACGTCTCCGACCAGCACCCGTGGTTCCGGCAGGCGCTCGACGCCGGCCCCGACTCGCCGGAGCGTGCGCGCTTCTGGTTCCGCCCCGGACGCGGCGCGAACGGTGAACTGCCGCCCAACAACTGGCAGTCGCAGTTCGGCGGCGCGGCCTGGTCCAGGATCCCCGACGGCCAGTGGTACCTTCACCGCTTCGCCGCCGGGCAGCCCGACCTGAACTGGCAGCACCCCGAGGTGCGCCGCGAGCACGAGGATGTCCTGCGCTTCTGGTTCGACCGCGGCGCGGCCGGGGTACGGATCGACTCGGCCGCCGAGGTGATCAAGGATCCCGCGCTGCCCGACCTGGTGGAGGGGCGCCATCCGCACCCCTACTTCGACCGGGACGAGATCCACGACGTCTACCGGGAGTGGCGCAAGGTCGCCGAGTCGTACGCTCCGCCGCGCGCGCTGATCGGCGAGGTCTGGCTGCCCGACCCCGAGCGGTTCGCCCGCTACCTGCGCCCCGACGAGCTGCACACCGCCTTCAACTTCGGCTTCCTGACCTGCCCTTGGGACGCCGAGCGGCTGCGCGAGGCGATCACCACGACGCTGGCCGCGCACGCCCCGGTCGGCGCGCCCGCCACCTGGGTGCTGGCCAACCACGACGTCACCCGGACCGTGACCCGCTACGGACGGGCGGAGACCGGCTTCGACTTCGCGGCCAAGGCGCACGGCATTCCCACCGACCTGGAGTCCGGCCGGCGCCGCGCGCGGGCGGCGGCGCTGCTCAGCCTGGCGCTGCCCGGCTCCGTCTACCTCTACCAGGGTGAGGAGTTGGGGCTGCCGGAGGTCGAGGATCTGCCCGCCGCCGTGATCGAGGACCCGATGTTCCACCGCACCGGTGGCGCCGACCCGGGCCGCGACGGCTGCCGGGTGCCGCTGCCCTGGGCCGGTTCGGCACCACCGTTCGGCTTCAGCCCGAGCGAAGCGCCCGCACCGGCCGCCACGTCGTGGCTGCCGCAGCCGGACTGCTGGGCGGAGCTGACCGTCGATCGGCAGGCTGCGGACCCGCACTCGATGCTGAACCTCTACCGCAGCGCACTGCGCCTGCGGCACGCCGAGCCCGGCCTCGGCGACGGCCCGATGACGTGGCTGCCGAGCGAGCCCGAGACCCTCGCCTTCACCCGCGGGCCCGGGTTCGTCTGTGTCGCGAACCTGGGCAAGACATCCGCCTCGCTGCCCGCCCACCGCCAGGTGCTGCTCAGCAGCGCTGAGTTGACGGAGGGTCAGCTCCCCCCGGACGCGGCCGCCTGGCTGCGCCCGGCCTGA
- a CDS encoding extracellular solute-binding protein: MRRSAVLLIAATLSLTAAACSSSSSSSSPSNSGAGSAGKVTISIDCAPPTSRPTQRQQWADDIAAFEKLHPNVTVKSIDTFPCETPELFTAALKGGTEPNLFYTYFTDRQQVLDAGRAADITSYVTGQNLPVKDDILPSVWGPLQSGGKTYGLPRTNYTMGMIINRKLFQQAGLNPDQPPQSWADVEADAKKIAALGNGIAGYGDYSAGNNGGWHFTAEMYAQGGTMVSSDGTKAAFDNAQGLAVLQNLHKLRFDDNVMGATQLYKWGDLQKQMAAGKLGMYIAAPDDITYMVQSLGAHYEDFGMGPIPGQNGPGVGSLAGGDDYMFNAKDTPAQITAGIQLLSYLWLTEGQGQQYDYARSKASGQAVGLPEPQLFQGATAAKDAQLKAADATMPVQAFAPFVAADVPGVTEPANAQAIYKILDNAMASALTDPKADLQKLLDTAAAQVDEVLANAQ, encoded by the coding sequence ATGCGCAGATCCGCAGTGCTGCTGATCGCCGCCACTCTCTCGCTGACCGCGGCCGCGTGCTCCAGCTCCTCCTCCTCCTCCTCGCCCTCCAACTCCGGCGCCGGCAGCGCCGGCAAGGTCACCATCTCCATCGACTGCGCGCCGCCGACCAGCCGCCCGACGCAGCGTCAGCAGTGGGCGGACGACATCGCCGCCTTTGAGAAGCTCCACCCGAACGTGACGGTCAAGAGCATCGACACCTTCCCGTGCGAGACGCCCGAGCTGTTCACCGCGGCGCTCAAGGGCGGCACCGAACCCAACCTCTTCTACACCTACTTCACCGACCGCCAGCAGGTGTTGGACGCCGGCCGGGCCGCCGACATCACGTCGTACGTCACGGGCCAGAACCTGCCGGTCAAGGACGACATCCTGCCGTCGGTGTGGGGCCCGCTGCAGAGCGGCGGCAAGACCTACGGCCTGCCGCGCACCAACTACACCATGGGCATGATCATCAACCGCAAGCTGTTCCAGCAGGCCGGGCTCAACCCCGACCAGCCGCCGCAGAGTTGGGCCGACGTCGAGGCGGATGCCAAGAAGATCGCCGCGCTGGGCAACGGCATCGCCGGCTACGGCGACTACAGCGCCGGCAACAACGGCGGCTGGCACTTCACCGCCGAGATGTACGCGCAGGGCGGCACGATGGTGAGCAGTGACGGCACGAAGGCGGCCTTCGACAACGCCCAGGGCCTCGCGGTGCTGCAGAACCTGCACAAGCTGCGCTTCGACGACAACGTCATGGGCGCCACCCAGCTGTACAAGTGGGGCGACCTGCAGAAGCAGATGGCCGCGGGCAAGCTCGGGATGTACATCGCCGCCCCCGACGACATCACCTACATGGTGCAGAGCCTGGGCGCGCACTACGAGGACTTCGGCATGGGACCGATCCCCGGCCAGAACGGCCCCGGGGTCGGCAGCCTCGCGGGCGGCGACGACTACATGTTCAACGCCAAGGACACCCCGGCGCAGATCACGGCCGGCATCCAGCTGCTCAGCTACCTGTGGCTGACCGAGGGGCAGGGCCAGCAGTACGACTACGCCCGCTCCAAGGCCTCGGGTCAGGCGGTCGGCCTGCCGGAGCCGCAGCTCTTCCAGGGCGCGACGGCGGCCAAGGACGCCCAGCTGAAGGCGGCCGACGCCACCATGCCGGTGCAGGCCTTCGCGCCCTTCGTCGCCGCCGACGTGCCCGGCGTCACCGAGCCCGCCAACGCCCAGGCCATCTACAAGATCCTCGACAACGCGATGGCCTCCGCACTCACCGACCCCAAGGCCGACCTGCAGAAGCTGCTCGACACGGCCGCCGCCCAGGTCGACGAGGTCCTTGCGAACGCCCAGTGA
- a CDS encoding arsenate reductase ArsC, giving the protein MSAPAVPSVLFVCVHNAGRSQLAAALLTHLAGDRVQVRSAGSAPADAVNPAAVEALREVGIDISAETPKVLTTEAVQTSDVVITMGCGDACPYFPGKRYLDWRLADPAGQGIEAVRPIRDEIERRVRGLIAELGIEAADGSAEADHRSPHE; this is encoded by the coding sequence GTGAGTGCTCCCGCCGTTCCGTCCGTGCTGTTCGTCTGCGTGCACAATGCCGGGCGGTCCCAGCTGGCCGCCGCCCTCCTCACCCACCTCGCCGGGGACCGGGTGCAGGTCCGCTCGGCCGGGTCCGCCCCCGCCGACGCGGTGAACCCCGCCGCCGTCGAGGCGCTGCGCGAGGTCGGCATCGACATCTCCGCCGAGACACCGAAGGTGCTGACCACCGAGGCCGTGCAGACCTCCGACGTGGTGATCACCATGGGCTGCGGCGACGCCTGCCCCTACTTCCCCGGCAAGCGCTACCTGGACTGGCGGCTCGCGGACCCGGCCGGCCAGGGCATCGAGGCGGTCCGCCCGATCCGCGACGAGATCGAGCGGCGCGTCCGCGGCCTGATCGCCGAACTCGGCATCGAAGCGGCGGACGGCTCCGCGGAGGCTGACCACCGCTCCCCGCACGAGTGA
- a CDS encoding ArsI/CadI family heavy metal resistance metalloenzyme, whose translation MSRVQLALRVADLEGSIAFYAKLFGAEPAKRRPGYANFAIAEPPLKLVLIEGTAGEDTRLDHLGVEVETGEQVAAATSRLAELGLATLEEQDATCCYAVQDKVWVHGPGREPWEVYVVKADADAMTGQADGRCCATTSAGVPEAAESSCC comes from the coding sequence ATGTCCCGCGTCCAGCTCGCCCTTCGGGTCGCCGACCTCGAAGGCTCGATCGCCTTCTATGCCAAGCTGTTCGGCGCCGAACCCGCCAAGCGCCGCCCCGGCTACGCGAACTTCGCCATCGCCGAGCCCCCGCTCAAGCTCGTCCTGATCGAGGGGACGGCGGGCGAGGACACCCGCCTCGACCACCTCGGCGTCGAGGTCGAGACCGGCGAGCAGGTGGCCGCGGCGACGTCCCGGCTGGCCGAGCTGGGGCTCGCCACGCTGGAGGAGCAGGACGCGACCTGCTGCTATGCCGTCCAGGACAAGGTCTGGGTGCACGGCCCCGGCCGGGAGCCGTGGGAGGTCTACGTGGTCAAGGCCGACGCGGACGCAATGACCGGGCAGGCAGACGGCCGTTGCTGCGCCACCACCTCGGCCGGGGTGCCCGAGGCGGCGGAGTCCAGCTGCTGCTGA